The following coding sequences lie in one Peribacillus frigoritolerans genomic window:
- a CDS encoding BglG family transcription antiterminator: protein MFLDERSANLLKLLQHSPISKMKELEAQTGLTRRQIQYGLSKANDWLQFHGYQPIQYNREMGYSFSETIRDEELNVKLTKRNYIFSETDREKVFYLMILLSQEELSVYHFQTITGVSRNTVLKDLKRLKEKNRDISLKIQYSKQDGYVLIGESRTKRYIIEHLVHDVLNSPNSDWIMECIWRNHEKQISSIRLQLERVESKLGITFTDERLHELSYLFLCTDQLIGKGEELQADESWAPFVATEEYKLVEEMTRTNAFQSVWSETENLYATLHLLSMNRTKDISPLKDDEVIQHLLQEIVEEFERLAFVHLKDKEQLCQQLYVHFKPAYHRLRYGLPQMNPMTGRVQKVYPELHHLTKKSLWVLEKEIGCPVSEEEVAYFTIYFGGWLRRQGTTLDDRKRAIVVCPNGIGISNILIYTLRELFPDILFLDVLSVRNAAEYPLSYDLVFSTVHMRTKAALFVVPPILEMQDKHTLRQQVMQELYGYTTESVDVAALLKIISKYATIHEQDQLEKALKSNVYTHTPKITQFSLKEAEKPVLEELLNMQTIQLQQQVSDWKEAIQVAAKPLVDLGTVEERYVDAMIEAIETNGPYVVITPGVAIPHARPEQGVRSLSMSLLKLDEAVDFAPDKPVRLIIILAAVDNDSHLRALIQLTQLLNEPANIEEILSTSDKSVLMKYVHKYSKEEAE, encoded by the coding sequence ATGTTTTTAGATGAAAGAAGCGCCAATTTACTAAAACTATTACAGCATTCGCCCATTTCAAAAATGAAAGAACTTGAAGCCCAAACAGGTCTGACGAGAAGGCAAATTCAATATGGATTGAGCAAAGCGAATGACTGGCTCCAATTTCATGGATATCAACCGATTCAATATAATCGTGAAATGGGCTACTCCTTTTCTGAAACAATCAGGGATGAAGAATTGAATGTAAAACTGACAAAACGCAATTATATATTTTCAGAGACAGATAGGGAAAAGGTTTTTTACCTCATGATCCTGTTAAGCCAAGAAGAATTGTCCGTCTATCATTTCCAGACGATCACCGGGGTTTCGCGAAATACGGTGCTGAAGGATTTAAAAAGACTTAAAGAGAAAAACAGGGACATATCGCTCAAGATCCAGTATTCCAAACAAGATGGCTACGTGTTGATTGGGGAAAGCCGAACAAAGAGATATATCATTGAACATCTCGTGCATGATGTACTGAACAGTCCCAATAGTGATTGGATCATGGAGTGCATATGGAGAAATCATGAAAAGCAAATCAGTTCGATCCGGTTACAGCTTGAAAGGGTCGAAAGTAAATTGGGCATCACCTTTACGGATGAACGGCTTCATGAACTGAGCTATTTATTTCTATGTACAGATCAGCTCATAGGAAAAGGGGAAGAGTTACAGGCCGACGAGAGCTGGGCGCCGTTTGTTGCGACGGAGGAATACAAACTGGTTGAGGAAATGACCAGAACGAATGCGTTTCAATCAGTATGGAGCGAAACGGAAAACTTATACGCAACCCTACATTTACTGAGCATGAATCGAACGAAGGATATTTCCCCTCTTAAGGATGATGAAGTCATTCAACACCTTTTGCAGGAAATCGTGGAAGAGTTCGAGAGGCTGGCATTTGTTCACCTGAAAGACAAAGAGCAGCTATGCCAACAATTATATGTTCATTTTAAACCGGCATATCATCGCCTGCGGTATGGTCTCCCGCAAATGAATCCGATGACGGGACGGGTGCAGAAGGTCTATCCCGAACTGCATCATTTGACAAAAAAATCCCTGTGGGTGTTGGAGAAAGAGATTGGCTGTCCAGTATCAGAAGAAGAAGTGGCCTATTTCACGATCTATTTTGGAGGATGGCTGCGCAGGCAAGGGACCACATTGGATGATCGAAAACGGGCGATTGTCGTATGCCCGAATGGTATTGGCATCAGCAATATCCTCATTTATACATTGAGGGAATTATTTCCTGATATTTTGTTCCTGGATGTTTTGTCCGTTAGAAATGCGGCTGAATACCCATTGTCGTACGATCTTGTTTTCTCGACAGTGCATATGAGAACAAAAGCGGCATTATTCGTTGTACCGCCCATTTTGGAAATGCAGGACAAACATACATTGCGCCAGCAGGTCATGCAGGAATTGTATGGCTATACGACGGAAAGTGTGGATGTTGCAGCTTTATTAAAGATCATTTCCAAGTATGCAACCATCCATGAACAGGATCAGCTTGAAAAGGCTTTGAAGTCGAATGTGTATACCCATACACCAAAAATAACCCAATTTTCTTTAAAGGAGGCAGAGAAGCCTGTGTTAGAAGAACTGCTCAATATGCAAACCATTCAATTACAGCAGCAAGTTTCCGATTGGAAAGAAGCCATTCAAGTCGCGGCCAAGCCACTCGTTGACTTAGGTACCGTTGAAGAACGATATGTGGATGCCATGATCGAGGCCATAGAAACGAATGGACCATATGTAGTGATAACGCCTGGAGTGGCAATTCCCCATGCACGTCCGGAGCAGGGGGTCAGGTCTTTATCCATGAGTTTGCTGAAATTGGATGAAGCCGTGGACTTTGCGCCGGATAAACCGGTTCGCCTGATTATCATTTTGGCGGCCGTAGATAACGATTCGCATCTGCGGGCATTGATCCAGCTCACTCAATTATTGAATGAACCAGCCAATATAGAAGAAATCTTAAGCACTTCAGATAAATCGGTCCTTATGAAGTACGTTCATAAATATTCGAAGGAGGAAGCGGAATGA
- a CDS encoding PTS sugar transporter subunit IIB, whose protein sequence is MKIMVVCGNGLGSSFIMEMNVKKALTEMGKTAEVDHTDLASAKTVQADIFLGAADIVGQLDDGTRTIVTLENMMSIPEIKSKLEIHVG, encoded by the coding sequence ATGAAAATCATGGTTGTATGCGGGAACGGATTGGGAAGCAGCTTCATCATGGAGATGAATGTGAAGAAAGCATTGACGGAAATGGGGAAGACGGCCGAGGTGGATCATACGGATCTGGCATCCGCAAAGACGGTTCAGGCTGATATTTTCCTGGGAGCGGCGGATATTGTCGGTCAGCTGGATGATGGAACCCGGACGATCGTCACACTGGAGAACATGATGAGCATCCCTGAAATCAAATCTAAATTGGAAATTCATGTAGGATAA
- a CDS encoding PTS sugar transporter subunit IIB — MKKIMVVCGNGLGSSFIMEMNVKKALTEMGKTAEVDHTDLASAKTVQADIFLGAADIVGQLDDGTRTIVTLENMMSIPEITSKLASHL; from the coding sequence ATGAAGAAAATCATGGTAGTATGCGGAAACGGATTGGGAAGCAGCTTCATCATGGAGATGAATGTGAAGAAAGCGTTGACGGAAATGGGTAAGACAGCCGAGGTGGATCATACGGATCTGGCATCCGCAAAAACGGTTCAGGCTGATATTTTCCTGGGAGCGGCGGATATTGTCGGTCAGCTGGATGATGGAACCCGGACGATCGTCACACTGGAAAACATGATGAGCATTCCTGAAATCACATCGAAATTGGCTTCACATCTATAA
- a CDS encoding PTS ascorbate transporter subunit IIC: MLELIMNDILGTPSILVGLFALIGLLLQRKSSADVVSGTLKTVMGFIIIGAGAAVLIGALDIFSKMFDHAFNVQGVIPNNEAIVAAAQSDFGTSTALIMVFGMVVNVLLARFTPFKYIFLTGHHTLFMACLLAVTLSVGGLSGFPLILVGSILLGVCMVMFPALLQPYVRKITGSDDFAIGHFGTIGYFVSATVGKWFGNKEKTTEQIKVPKSLGFLRDTSVAVSLTMTIFFVIVALFAGQNYIETELSGGSNFIVFSFIQAITFAAGVYIILAGVRMLIAEIVPAFKGIADKVAPNTKPALDCPTIFPFAPNAVIIGFLFSFLAGLLSMFLLPVLGLKVIVPGLVPHFFTGAAAGVFGNATGGRRGAMLGSFANGLIISFLPAILLVFLGDVGFEGTTFGDSDFGVVGLLILSVMKLLGLS, from the coding sequence ATGCTGGAACTTATCATGAATGACATCTTGGGTACACCTTCCATACTTGTGGGGCTGTTTGCCCTCATTGGACTGCTGTTACAGCGGAAATCCAGTGCTGATGTCGTATCTGGAACACTAAAAACCGTCATGGGCTTCATTATCATTGGAGCGGGAGCGGCAGTGCTCATTGGCGCCCTTGATATATTCAGTAAAATGTTCGATCATGCATTCAATGTACAAGGCGTCATACCGAATAACGAAGCCATTGTCGCAGCCGCCCAAAGTGATTTTGGGACTTCGACTGCACTAATCATGGTTTTTGGTATGGTTGTCAATGTTTTGCTAGCTCGTTTCACGCCATTTAAATATATATTTTTAACGGGACACCATACCTTATTCATGGCTTGTTTACTTGCAGTCACCCTATCGGTCGGCGGGCTCAGCGGATTTCCGCTTATCTTGGTCGGTTCCATTCTATTGGGAGTATGCATGGTGATGTTCCCAGCCCTCCTTCAGCCATACGTACGGAAGATTACCGGAAGCGATGATTTTGCCATTGGCCATTTCGGGACAATCGGATATTTTGTATCCGCGACTGTTGGAAAATGGTTTGGAAATAAGGAAAAAACGACAGAGCAAATCAAGGTTCCTAAATCTTTAGGATTCCTGAGGGACACATCAGTCGCTGTATCGCTTACGATGACGATATTCTTCGTGATCGTCGCATTGTTTGCCGGACAGAACTATATTGAAACGGAATTATCCGGCGGTTCGAACTTCATCGTATTTTCTTTCATCCAGGCGATAACATTTGCTGCAGGAGTCTACATCATCCTTGCGGGGGTACGGATGTTAATTGCTGAAATCGTCCCTGCATTCAAAGGGATTGCCGATAAAGTGGCGCCGAATACAAAGCCTGCATTGGACTGTCCGACCATCTTTCCATTCGCTCCAAATGCAGTGATCATCGGGTTCCTATTCAGTTTCCTGGCGGGATTATTATCCATGTTCCTCCTTCCGGTACTAGGACTGAAAGTAATCGTTCCGGGGCTCGTACCGCATTTCTTCACCGGAGCTGCAGCAGGTGTATTTGGAAATGCCACAGGAGGCAGACGCGGAGCGATGCTCGGTTCCTTTGCAAACGGACTCATCATCAGTTTCCTGCCGGCGATACTCCTGGTCTTCTTGGGGGATGTAGGGTTTGAAGGCACCACATTTGGTGATTCGGACTTCGGTGTGGTCGGTCTCTTGATATTAAGCGTCATGAAACTTTTAGGATTATCCTAA